The following are encoded in a window of Iodobacter fluviatilis genomic DNA:
- the fba gene encoding class II fructose-bisphosphate aldolase (catalyzes the reversible aldol condensation of dihydroxyacetonephosphate and glyceraldehyde 3-phosphate in the Calvin cycle, glycolysis, and/or gluconeogenesis): MSLVSLRQVLDHAAEHGYGVPAFNVNNLEQVQAILQAADATSSPVILQASAGARKYAGEQFLKTLIEGAVASYPHLPIVMHQDHGVSPAVCMTAIKMGFTSVMMDGSLLQDGKTPSDYAYNAAVTAEVVRMAHACGVSVEGELGCLGSLETGMGEEEDGVGANRVLSHAEMLTDPQEALAFVKATGVDALAIAIGTSHGAYKFTKPPCGEVLAIDRVREINAAIPDVHLVMHGSSSVPQELLEEMRKYGGELKPTWGVPVEEIRRAIQFGVRKINIDTDLRLAMTAAIRRHLAMNPADFDPRAYLKPAISAMRSVCEARYDAFGAAGMAEKMKPVSLEKMAQRYNKG; encoded by the coding sequence ATGTCACTCGTATCCCTTCGCCAAGTTCTTGACCACGCCGCCGAACACGGTTACGGCGTACCTGCTTTTAACGTCAATAACCTCGAACAAGTTCAGGCTATTTTGCAAGCCGCCGATGCCACATCCAGCCCGGTGATCCTGCAAGCCAGTGCCGGTGCGCGTAAATATGCAGGCGAGCAGTTTTTAAAAACGCTGATCGAAGGCGCAGTAGCCAGCTACCCGCATCTGCCTATTGTGATGCATCAGGATCACGGCGTAAGCCCCGCAGTATGTATGACCGCCATTAAAATGGGCTTTACCAGCGTGATGATGGATGGCTCCTTACTGCAAGATGGCAAGACCCCATCCGACTACGCCTACAACGCGGCTGTGACTGCCGAAGTGGTACGCATGGCGCATGCCTGTGGCGTATCGGTAGAGGGCGAGCTGGGCTGCCTAGGTAGCTTAGAAACCGGTATGGGCGAAGAAGAAGACGGCGTAGGCGCTAACCGCGTATTAAGCCACGCCGAAATGCTGACAGATCCGCAAGAAGCGCTGGCATTTGTAAAAGCCACCGGCGTGGATGCGCTCGCTATTGCCATCGGCACCAGCCACGGCGCGTATAAATTTACCAAGCCACCTTGCGGTGAAGTACTGGCCATTGATCGCGTGCGTGAAATTAATGCCGCCATCCCTGATGTGCATCTGGTAATGCACGGCTCATCCAGCGTGCCTCAAGAATTGCTGGAAGAAATGCGTAAATACGGCGGTGAGCTGAAACCTACATGGGGAGTTCCCGTAGAAGAAATCCGCCGTGCCATTCAGTTTGGCGTGCGCAAAATCAATATCGATACTGATCTGCGCCTCGCCATGACCGCTGCCATCCGCCGCCATTTAGCCATGAACCCCGCAGACTTCGACCCGCGCGCCTACCTAAAACCCGCCATCAGCGCCATGCGCTCAGTATGCGAAGCCCGCTACGACGCCTTTGGCGCAGCCGGGATGGCAGAAAAAATGAAACCCGTATCGCTGGAGAAAATGGCGCAGCGGTATAACAAGGGATAA
- a CDS encoding cupin domain-containing protein translates to MTNRPPFIKHWQEIQEEDKACYANSLEKLSIGSPFGRTFGLTRLGIYHEVLPPSRRTSWPHSEKTEEEFIYVIEGTPDCWVDGELHRLAPGDGVGFVPGTGIAHTFINNTGSDVRLLVVGDTNRADNQVDYPLDAKKNLANGDFHWHDAPKQPLGAHDGLPDQLRASNGPF, encoded by the coding sequence ATGACAAATCGCCCCCCTTTTATCAAGCACTGGCAGGAAATCCAGGAGGAAGATAAGGCCTGTTATGCCAATAGCTTAGAGAAACTATCCATAGGCTCGCCCTTTGGCCGCACTTTTGGCCTGACCCGTCTTGGCATCTATCACGAAGTATTGCCGCCTAGCCGCCGCACCTCGTGGCCGCATTCAGAAAAAACCGAAGAAGAGTTTATTTACGTCATTGAAGGCACCCCGGATTGCTGGGTGGATGGGGAGCTGCATCGCTTAGCACCAGGGGATGGTGTGGGTTTTGTGCCAGGCACAGGCATTGCCCATACCTTTATTAATAATACCGGCAGCGATGTGCGCCTGCTGGTTGTGGGTGACACCAACCGGGCGGACAATCAAGTGGATTACCCGCTGGATGCAAAGAAAAATCTCGCGAATGGCGATTTTCACTGGCACGACGCGCCAAAGCAGCCGCTAGGTGCCCACGATGGTTTACCCGATCAGCTGCGCGCATCAAACGGCCCTTTTTGA
- a CDS encoding phosphoglycerate kinase → MAFRKMTELELAGKKVLIRADLNVPVKDGVIGDDTRIRASIPTIEAALQAGAGVIVMSHLGRPTEGEFQPADDLAPVAKRLGELMGRDVAVVNDFNGFVVKAGELVLLQNVRCNKGEKKNADELGQAYAALCDVFVNDAFGTAHRAEASTHAVAKFAPVAAAGLLMAGELDALGKALKAPASPLVAIVAGSKVSTKLTILESLSDKVDYLIVGGGIANTFLLAEGHEIGKSLAEADLVDNAKRVIAKIRARGGDVPLPSDVVIGKQFSPTEPAVIKAISDVASDDMIFDIGPDTAARLAEVLKTAGTIVWNGPVGVFEFDQFGKGTEVLARAIAASPAFSIAGGGDTLAAVAKYDIANDVSYISTGGGAFLEFLEGKVLPAVEILEQRGA, encoded by the coding sequence ATGGCTTTTCGTAAGATGACCGAGCTTGAATTAGCGGGTAAAAAAGTACTGATCCGTGCCGATCTGAATGTGCCGGTAAAAGACGGTGTGATTGGTGATGACACCCGTATCCGCGCATCGATCCCAACGATCGAAGCCGCTTTGCAAGCCGGTGCCGGCGTGATTGTGATGAGCCATCTGGGCCGCCCGACTGAAGGCGAATTTCAGCCTGCAGATGATCTGGCCCCTGTAGCCAAACGCCTTGGCGAATTAATGGGCCGCGACGTGGCCGTGGTGAATGATTTCAACGGTTTTGTAGTGAAAGCCGGCGAGCTGGTATTGCTGCAAAATGTGCGCTGCAATAAAGGCGAAAAGAAAAACGCCGACGAGCTGGGCCAAGCCTATGCTGCGCTGTGCGATGTATTTGTCAACGATGCCTTTGGTACAGCCCACCGCGCCGAAGCGTCTACCCATGCGGTAGCTAAATTTGCCCCTGTCGCGGCCGCTGGCCTGTTGATGGCGGGCGAGCTGGATGCGCTGGGCAAAGCACTGAAAGCACCGGCTTCACCACTGGTGGCAATTGTGGCGGGCTCTAAGGTATCCACCAAGCTGACTATTCTGGAATCCTTGTCAGACAAAGTGGATTACTTGATCGTAGGCGGCGGCATTGCCAATACCTTCTTGCTGGCCGAAGGCCATGAAATTGGTAAATCTTTAGCCGAAGCCGATCTGGTGGATAACGCCAAGCGCGTGATTGCCAAAATCCGCGCCCGTGGTGGCGATGTGCCATTGCCAAGCGATGTGGTGATCGGCAAGCAGTTTTCACCGACCGAGCCTGCTGTAATCAAAGCAATTAGCGACGTAGCAAGCGACGATATGATTTTTGATATCGGCCCAGATACCGCAGCACGCTTGGCTGAAGTATTAAAAACCGCCGGTACGATTGTCTGGAATGGCCCAGTTGGTGTGTTTGAGTTTGACCAGTTTGGCAAAGGCACCGAAGTGCTGGCCCGCGCCATTGCTGCTTCCCCTGCGTTCTCTATTGCTGGCGGCGGCGACACACTGGCCGCAGTGGCTAAGTACGATATTGCTAACGATGTTAGCTATATCTCTACGGGTGGCGGCGCTTTCCTTGAGTTCCTCGAAGGCAAAGTATTGCCAGCTGTAGAGATTCTGGAACAGCGCGGCGCTTAA
- a CDS encoding DUF6531 domain-containing protein, producing the protein MRNFLFVVFFCFCAPAAIACSVVVRNSSETHKLYTYTCDSRAKATSACIEFASSRNYPEYTAYCRDRLVSGEGVGWLSTGQFTSDYGSFFYCSDYEFRGPVSQSCRPKCDAGFYLSKASICQPRLPCPNGLCFEPELGTPNVCSGNPINTATGNKLQIEFDFIWGKNNKFTRYYNGNSNFEQGLGIGWKHSLMRRVTSVPLLSYFPPPANDVDPDWLAYYGAVSSTTTSGISHYLLELGNGKTFAFNSNGEPQVAAEDNPYKLVISSSGFIIKDGINTESYNKQGKLIQMSKLNYPIVTLAYDESDRLIQVSDQLGDKLVFNYGNSIYLTSVQENEVTVASYAYDAGRLSKVTYADNTSRQYLYEDTRNPTLLTAVIDESGQRFASWTYNEQGQAISSEHAGGVEKFTLNFGGDPASGLRWTEETDPLGSVRRYQFKLVAGTWRLQGKDQPGGAGCSAASNNLLYDANGNVTSRTDFNGNKTTYVYDLARNLETSRTEAAGTPFARTISTEWHATWRLPLKVTEPSRVTSFVYDANANLLNKAITADGQTRRWSWTYADFGQVKTSTDPDGKTSSYQYDAQGNLTAMTNPAQQMTQFTRYDANGNPLEILSPDGIKSTLTYDARNRLISRQVGAALSRFEYWPTGLLKQATLPDGLVINYLYDTAHRLSEITDNQGHREVYTLNKAGLQEQVDRYDPDSTLANGLLQVQQAQSVKPAK; encoded by the coding sequence ATGAGAAATTTTTTATTTGTTGTTTTTTTTTGTTTTTGTGCGCCAGCAGCGATTGCTTGTTCTGTTGTTGTGAGAAATAGCAGTGAAACACACAAGCTATATACCTATACTTGTGATTCAAGAGCTAAAGCCACTAGTGCATGTATTGAGTTTGCTAGTAGCAGAAATTATCCTGAATATACTGCGTATTGTCGAGATCGTTTAGTGAGTGGAGAAGGGGTTGGGTGGTTAAGTACGGGGCAGTTTACTTCTGATTATGGTAGTTTTTTTTATTGTTCAGACTATGAGTTTCGAGGTCCTGTTAGTCAATCCTGCCGGCCAAAATGTGATGCTGGATTTTATTTGTCAAAAGCAAGTATCTGCCAACCTCGTCTCCCTTGCCCTAACGGTTTATGTTTTGAGCCAGAGCTGGGAACCCCAAACGTTTGCTCAGGTAACCCAATAAATACAGCAACAGGTAACAAACTTCAAATTGAATTTGATTTTATATGGGGGAAGAATAATAAATTCACTCGATATTACAATGGAAATAGTAATTTTGAACAAGGACTAGGTATTGGTTGGAAACACTCTTTAATGCGACGTGTTACTTCTGTTCCTCTTTTGTCATATTTTCCTCCTCCAGCAAATGATGTTGATCCAGATTGGCTTGCTTATTATGGTGCAGTAAGCAGTACTACAACTAGCGGGATTAGCCATTATTTACTTGAGCTTGGAAATGGTAAAACTTTTGCATTTAACAGCAATGGCGAACCTCAAGTTGCTGCTGAAGACAATCCTTATAAGCTAGTTATTTCTTCTAGTGGCTTTATCATCAAAGATGGTATTAACACTGAAAGCTATAATAAGCAGGGAAAGCTAATTCAGATGAGTAAGTTGAACTATCCAATAGTGACACTTGCTTATGATGAGTCTGACCGTCTTATTCAAGTATCGGATCAATTAGGGGACAAATTAGTCTTTAATTATGGCAATTCTATTTACTTAACTAGTGTGCAAGAAAATGAAGTCACCGTTGCCTCTTATGCTTACGATGCCGGGCGTTTGAGTAAGGTGACTTATGCCGACAACACCAGCCGTCAGTACCTCTACGAAGACACCCGCAATCCAACGTTATTGACTGCTGTAATTGACGAAAGTGGTCAGCGCTTTGCATCGTGGACTTACAACGAGCAGGGGCAAGCGATTTCGTCCGAGCATGCAGGGGGTGTAGAGAAATTTACGCTTAATTTTGGCGGCGATCCTGCCAGCGGTTTGCGTTGGACAGAAGAAACAGATCCATTGGGATCAGTAAGGCGCTATCAGTTCAAATTGGTCGCTGGAACATGGCGTTTGCAGGGTAAGGATCAGCCAGGTGGCGCAGGCTGCAGCGCAGCAAGTAATAATCTGCTCTATGACGCCAACGGTAATGTCACCAGCCGTACAGACTTTAACGGCAACAAAACCACCTACGTTTACGATTTGGCCCGTAATTTAGAAACCAGCCGCACCGAAGCCGCTGGCACGCCGTTTGCCCGTACCATCAGCACCGAATGGCATGCCACTTGGCGCTTGCCGCTTAAAGTGACCGAGCCAAGCCGTGTGACTAGCTTTGTGTACGACGCTAACGCCAATCTGCTGAATAAAGCCATCACCGCCGACGGGCAAACCCGCCGCTGGAGCTGGACTTATGCCGATTTTGGGCAAGTTAAAACCAGCACTGATCCAGATGGTAAAACCAGTAGCTATCAATACGATGCTCAGGGTAATTTAACGGCGATGACTAATCCTGCTCAGCAGATGACTCAGTTCACCCGCTATGACGCTAATGGCAATCCATTAGAAATCCTTTCGCCAGATGGAATTAAATCAACGCTCACTTACGATGCCCGCAATCGCCTAATAAGCAGGCAAGTAGGCGCGGCACTAAGCCGTTTTGAGTATTGGCCAACGGGCTTATTAAAGCAGGCCACGCTGCCTGATGGCTTA